The Medicago truncatula cultivar Jemalong A17 chromosome 4, MtrunA17r5.0-ANR, whole genome shotgun sequence genome includes a region encoding these proteins:
- the LOC25492524 gene encoding probable serine/threonine-protein kinase PBL10: MGISIVSAMGVCLGGKVKAESPINSGLSSKGVIVNTEDHSIPCCKISHDIISSSSEVSAASVSVPQTLPRVGEMLQSSNLKSFTLTELQNATRNFRVDSVLGDGDFGSVFKGWIDEHSSSAAKPGTGIAVAVKRLHQDCFKGHNKFMAEVNYLGQLSHPHLVKLIGYCLEDENSLLIYEFMPRGSLENHLFIRGSYFQPLSWSLRLKVALGAAKGLTFLRNAETKGKYRDFNTSNVLLDSNYNAKLSNFGHSKGGSMVDKSHVSTKLTYGYAAPEYLASGNHTAKSDVYSFGVVLLEILSGRRVVDKNRPPSQHNLVEWAKPYLTNKRKILRVLDSRLEGQYELEDAYKVATLSLRCLSIEAKLRPNMDEVVTDLEKLQVQDVNGCNQNRSRRRSADYVTHSRTTAAYPQRSASMFCT, translated from the exons ATGGGAATTAGTATTGTTTCAGCCATGGGAGTGTGTTTAGGCGGCAAGGTCAAAGCTGAAAGCCCAATTAATTCAG GGTTAAGTTCGAAGGGTGTGATTGTCAATACAGAAGATCACAGTATCCCATGTTGCAAGATTTCTCATGATATCATTAGCTCAAGTAGTGAGGTATCAGCCGCTTCGGTATCGGTGCCACAGACTCTTCCGCGTGTGGGGGAGATGTTGCAATCATCCAATTTGAAGAGCTTCACTTTGACAGAACTTCAGAATGCAACTAGAAATTTTCGTGTGGACAGTGTGTTAGGAGATGGTGATTTTGGATCAGTTTTTAAGGGTTGGATTGATGAACATTCATCTTCTGCTGCAAAACCTGGCACAGGCATTGCTGTTGCTGTCAAAAGACTTCATCAAGATTGTTTCAAAGGTCACAACAAGTTCATG GCTGAAGTCAATTATCTGGGCCAGCTTTCACATCCTCATCTAGTGAAATTGATTGGTTATTGTCTTGAAGATGAAAACAGCCTTctgatttatgaatttatgcCACGTGGCAGCTTGGAGAATCACTTGTTCATCA GAGGCTCATATTTTCAACCTCTTTCTTGGAGCCTACGTTTGAAGGTTGCTCTTGGTGCTGCTAAAGGCCTTACATTTCTTCGCAACGCtgaaacaaaaggaaaataccGCGATTTCAATACCTCAAATGTCTTGCTAGATTCA AATTATAATGCAAAACTTTCTAATTTTGGGCATTCAAAGGGCGGGTCCATGGTTGATAAAAGTCATGTCTCCACCAAGCTAACATACGGATATGCAGCTCCAGAATACCTCGCCTCCG GTAATCACACTGCTAAAAGTGATGTATATAGTTTTGGAGTTGTGCTATTGGAAATATTATCAGGGAGGAGAGTTGTTGACAAGAATAGACCACCAAGTCAACACAATTTGGTGGAATGGGCTAAGCCTTATCTAACCAACAAGCGTAAAATTTTGCGCGTGTTGGATAGCCGTCTTGAAGGCCAATATGAGTTAGAAGATGCCTATAAAGTTGCTACACTATCCCTAAGGTGCCTTTCAATAGAAGCCAAGTTGAGACCAAACATGGATGAGGTTGTTACGGATTTGGAGAAGTTGCAGGTTCAAGATGTAAATGGCTGCAATCAGAATCGTTCGCGTAGAAGAAGTGCTGATTATGTTACCCATTCCAGAACAACCGCAGCTTATCCACAACGCTCGGCTTCTATGTTCTGTACATGA
- the LOC25492525 gene encoding receptor-like cytoplasmic kinase 176 isoform X1: MGINIVSAMGVCLGGQIKAEGPTNSVSGLSSKSVNVNTEDLSIPCSKVSGDLSSSSNTEVPTVSVPQTARGVEEILQSTNLKSFTSTELQVATRNFRVDSVLGHSVFKGWIDEHSSSAAKPGKGIAAAVKRLYQDGFKGHKELFAEVNSLGQLSHPHLIKLIGYCLEDDNSLLVFEFMPRGNLENHLFIRGSYFQPLSWSLRLKVALGAAKGLAFLHSTQTKAMYRDFQTSNVLLDSNYNAKLSNFGLAKNLSLVDKSHVPTKLTSGYTAPEYLATGNHTAKSDVYSFGVVLLEILSGRRVVDKNRPTRQHNLVEWAKPYLSNKHKILRVLDSRLEGQYELEDVFKVAILSLRCLSVEAKLRPNMDEVVTNLEQLQVPHVNGCNQNRLRRRSADDVARVRTSTTYPQRSASIPCT; this comes from the exons ATGGGAATTAATATTGTCTCTGCCATGGGAGTTTGTTTGGGCGGCCAAATCAAAGCTGAAGGTCCAACTAATTCAG TTTCAGGGTTAAGTTCAAAGAGTGTGAATGTCAACACAGAAGATCTTAGTATTCCATGTAGCAAGGTTTCTGGCGATCTCAGTAGCTCAAGTAATACTGAGGTACCAACAGTATCGGTGCCTCAGACTGCTCGGGGTGTGGAGGAGATCTTACAATCAACCAATTTGAAGAGCTTTACTTCTACTGAACTTCAGGTTGCAACAAGAAATTTCCGTGTAGACAGTGTCTTGGGACATAGTGTTTTCAAGGGTTGGATTGATGAACACTCATCTTCTGCTGCCAAACCCGGCAAAGGCATTGCTGCTGCTGTCAAAAGACTTTATCAGGATGGCTTCAAAGGTCACAAGGAGTTGTTT GCTGAAGTGAACTCTTTAGGCCAGCTTTCTCATCCTCATCTAATCAAATTGATTGGTTATTGCCTTGAAGATGACAACAGTCTTCTTGTCTTTGAATTCATGCCTCGTGGCAACTTGGAGAATCACTTGTTCATCA GAGGCTCATATTTTCAACCTCTTTCTTGGAGCCTACGTTTGAAGGTTGCTCTTGGTGCTGCCAAAGGCCTTGCATTTCTTCACAGTACTCAAACAAAAGCAATGTACCGCGATTTCCAGACTTCAAATGTCTTGCTAGATTCC AATTATAATGCAAAACTTTCAAATTTTGGCCTGGCAAAGAACTTGTCCCTGGTTGATAAAAGTCATGTACCTACCAAGCTAACCTCTGGATATACGGCTCCGGAATACCTAGCCACAG GTAACCACACTGCTAAGAGTGATGTCTATAGTTTTGGAGTTGTACTACTAGAAATATTATCTGGGAGGAGAGTTGTTGACAAGAACAGACCAACAAGACAACACAATTTGGTGGAATGGGCAAAGCCTTATCTATCCAACAAGCATAAGATTTTGCGCGTGTTGGATAGTCGCCTTGAAGGCCAATACGAATTAGAAGATGTTTTTAAGGTTGCTATACTCTCCCTACGGTGCCTTTCAGTAGAAGCCAAGTTGAGACCAAACATGGATGAGGTTGTTACAAATTTGGAGCAGTTGCAGGTTCCTCATGTAAATGGATGCAACCAGAATCGTTTGCGTAGAAGAAGTGCTGATGATGTTGCCCGCGTTAGAACATCCACAACTTATCCCCAACGCTCTGCGTCTATACCCTGTACATGA
- the LOC25492525 gene encoding probable serine/threonine-protein kinase PBL9 isoform X2, whose protein sequence is MGINIVSAMGVCLGGQIKAEGPTNSGLSSKSVNVNTEDLSIPCSKVSGDLSSSSNTEVPTVSVPQTARGVEEILQSTNLKSFTSTELQVATRNFRVDSVLGHSVFKGWIDEHSSSAAKPGKGIAAAVKRLYQDGFKGHKELFAEVNSLGQLSHPHLIKLIGYCLEDDNSLLVFEFMPRGNLENHLFIRGSYFQPLSWSLRLKVALGAAKGLAFLHSTQTKAMYRDFQTSNVLLDSNYNAKLSNFGLAKNLSLVDKSHVPTKLTSGYTAPEYLATGNHTAKSDVYSFGVVLLEILSGRRVVDKNRPTRQHNLVEWAKPYLSNKHKILRVLDSRLEGQYELEDVFKVAILSLRCLSVEAKLRPNMDEVVTNLEQLQVPHVNGCNQNRLRRRSADDVARVRTSTTYPQRSASIPCT, encoded by the exons ATGGGAATTAATATTGTCTCTGCCATGGGAGTTTGTTTGGGCGGCCAAATCAAAGCTGAAGGTCCAACTAATTCAG GGTTAAGTTCAAAGAGTGTGAATGTCAACACAGAAGATCTTAGTATTCCATGTAGCAAGGTTTCTGGCGATCTCAGTAGCTCAAGTAATACTGAGGTACCAACAGTATCGGTGCCTCAGACTGCTCGGGGTGTGGAGGAGATCTTACAATCAACCAATTTGAAGAGCTTTACTTCTACTGAACTTCAGGTTGCAACAAGAAATTTCCGTGTAGACAGTGTCTTGGGACATAGTGTTTTCAAGGGTTGGATTGATGAACACTCATCTTCTGCTGCCAAACCCGGCAAAGGCATTGCTGCTGCTGTCAAAAGACTTTATCAGGATGGCTTCAAAGGTCACAAGGAGTTGTTT GCTGAAGTGAACTCTTTAGGCCAGCTTTCTCATCCTCATCTAATCAAATTGATTGGTTATTGCCTTGAAGATGACAACAGTCTTCTTGTCTTTGAATTCATGCCTCGTGGCAACTTGGAGAATCACTTGTTCATCA GAGGCTCATATTTTCAACCTCTTTCTTGGAGCCTACGTTTGAAGGTTGCTCTTGGTGCTGCCAAAGGCCTTGCATTTCTTCACAGTACTCAAACAAAAGCAATGTACCGCGATTTCCAGACTTCAAATGTCTTGCTAGATTCC AATTATAATGCAAAACTTTCAAATTTTGGCCTGGCAAAGAACTTGTCCCTGGTTGATAAAAGTCATGTACCTACCAAGCTAACCTCTGGATATACGGCTCCGGAATACCTAGCCACAG GTAACCACACTGCTAAGAGTGATGTCTATAGTTTTGGAGTTGTACTACTAGAAATATTATCTGGGAGGAGAGTTGTTGACAAGAACAGACCAACAAGACAACACAATTTGGTGGAATGGGCAAAGCCTTATCTATCCAACAAGCATAAGATTTTGCGCGTGTTGGATAGTCGCCTTGAAGGCCAATACGAATTAGAAGATGTTTTTAAGGTTGCTATACTCTCCCTACGGTGCCTTTCAGTAGAAGCCAAGTTGAGACCAAACATGGATGAGGTTGTTACAAATTTGGAGCAGTTGCAGGTTCCTCATGTAAATGGATGCAACCAGAATCGTTTGCGTAGAAGAAGTGCTGATGATGTTGCCCGCGTTAGAACATCCACAACTTATCCCCAACGCTCTGCGTCTATACCCTGTACATGA
- the LOC25492526 gene encoding serine/threonine-protein kinase PCRK1 isoform X1 has product MKCFHFSNGSSEKRTTEENDEGSGSASASSSRGSRVSWARSLSLMDTRRSEYDSDSRDFSDTLGFHEFLSQRRANHLHLFSFSDLKIATRGFNRALLIGEGGFGSVYRGTLIHHNHHRSQIDVAIKQLNRNGHQGHKEWINEVNLLGVIKHPNLVRLVGYCAEDDERGIQRLLVYEFMSNKSLEDHLLVRVPSSVLPWITRLRIAQDAARGLAYLHEEMDFQLIFRDFKTSNILLDEDFNAKLSDFGLARQGPAEGFGYVSTAVVGTIGYAAPEYVHTGKLTAKSDVWSFGVVLYELITGRRAVERNLPKNEQKLLDWVRPYVSDPKKFHHIVDPRLEAQDCIKSAHKLAVLANKCLMKQPKSRPKMSEVVEILGNIIDESVPMDECISEAVAETGEANEVNLSVENAEPEPAKQGNNYLKKVFEFRDKVSLRNKSIGRFDWKSWAPGLVRTW; this is encoded by the exons ATGAAGTGCTTCCATTTCTCAAACGGATCATCCGAAAAACGAACCACAGAAGAAAACGATGAAGGTTCAGGTTCAGCTTCAGCATCAAGCTCAAGAGGCTCACGCGTCTCATGGGCGCGTTCCTTAAGCTTAATGGACACGCGCCGCTCCGAATACGATTCCGATTCTAGAGACTTCTCCGACACTCTCGGCTTCCATGAGTTTCTCTCTCAACGCCGTGCTAATCATCTTCATCTGTTTTCATTCTCTGACCTCAAAATCGCAACTCGTGGATTCAATAGAGCTTTGTTAATCGGTGAAGGTGGATTTGGTTCGGTTTATAGAGGAACcctaattcatcataatcatcaccgGTCTCAAATCGATGTTGCCATCAAACAGTTGAATCGTAATGGTCATCAg GGGCATAAGGAGTGGATTAATGAAGTGAATTTATTAGGGGTGATTAAGCATCCAAATTTGGTGAGGTTAGTGGGTTATTGTGCTGAAGATGATGAAAGAGGGATTCAGAGgcttttggtttatgagtttaTGTCTAATAAGAGTTTGGAAGATCATCTTTTGGTTCGTGTTCCTTCGTCGGTTCTTCCTTGGATTACTAGATTAAGAATTGCTCAAGATGCTGCTCGTGGGTTGGCTTATCTTCACGAGGAAATGGATTTTCAG CTAATATTTCGAGATTTCAAAACATCCAACATCTTGCTGGATGAGGACTTCAATGCAAAGCTTTCTGATTTTGGACTCGCTAGGCAAGGACCTGCAGAAGGCTTTGGCTATGTTTCTACAGCG GTTGTTGGCACCATAGGATATGCTGCACCAGAATATGTTCATACCGGAAAGCTGACTGCTAAGAGTGATGTGTGGAGCTTTGGTGTAGTTCTTTATGAGCTTATCACTGGGAGGAGAGCCGTAGAAAGAAACCTACCAAAAAACGAACAAAAACTTCTGGATTGGGTAAGACCTTATGTATCTGATCCAAAGAAGTTCCATCATATTGTCGATCCTCGACTTGAGGCACAAGATTGCATCAAATCAGCTCATAAACTTGCAGTCCTAGCAAACAAGTGTCTCATGAAGCAGCCAAAGTCTCGCCCAAAAATGAGTGAGGTGGTTGAGATTCTTGGGAACATTATTGACGAGTCCGTTCCTATGGATGAATGCATTTCCGAAGCCGTTGCAGAAACAGGAGAAGCAAATGAAGTAAATTTATCTGTAGAGAATGCTGAACCTGAACCAGCTAAACAGGGGAATAATTATCTGAAGAAGGTTTTTGAATTCAGAGACAAGGTGAGTTTAAGAAATAAATCCATTGGAAGATTTGATTGGAAAAGTTGGGCTCCTGGGCTTGTAAGAACATGGTGA
- the LOC25492526 gene encoding serine/threonine-protein kinase PCRK1 isoform X2 encodes MVISIQGHKEWINEVNLLGVIKHPNLVRLVGYCAEDDERGIQRLLVYEFMSNKSLEDHLLVRVPSSVLPWITRLRIAQDAARGLAYLHEEMDFQLIFRDFKTSNILLDEDFNAKLSDFGLARQGPAEGFGYVSTAVVGTIGYAAPEYVHTGKLTAKSDVWSFGVVLYELITGRRAVERNLPKNEQKLLDWVRPYVSDPKKFHHIVDPRLEAQDCIKSAHKLAVLANKCLMKQPKSRPKMSEVVEILGNIIDESVPMDECISEAVAETGEANEVNLSVENAEPEPAKQGNNYLKKVFEFRDKVSLRNKSIGRFDWKSWAPGLVRTW; translated from the exons ATGGTCATCAg TATTCAGGGGCATAAGGAGTGGATTAATGAAGTGAATTTATTAGGGGTGATTAAGCATCCAAATTTGGTGAGGTTAGTGGGTTATTGTGCTGAAGATGATGAAAGAGGGATTCAGAGgcttttggtttatgagtttaTGTCTAATAAGAGTTTGGAAGATCATCTTTTGGTTCGTGTTCCTTCGTCGGTTCTTCCTTGGATTACTAGATTAAGAATTGCTCAAGATGCTGCTCGTGGGTTGGCTTATCTTCACGAGGAAATGGATTTTCAG CTAATATTTCGAGATTTCAAAACATCCAACATCTTGCTGGATGAGGACTTCAATGCAAAGCTTTCTGATTTTGGACTCGCTAGGCAAGGACCTGCAGAAGGCTTTGGCTATGTTTCTACAGCG GTTGTTGGCACCATAGGATATGCTGCACCAGAATATGTTCATACCGGAAAGCTGACTGCTAAGAGTGATGTGTGGAGCTTTGGTGTAGTTCTTTATGAGCTTATCACTGGGAGGAGAGCCGTAGAAAGAAACCTACCAAAAAACGAACAAAAACTTCTGGATTGGGTAAGACCTTATGTATCTGATCCAAAGAAGTTCCATCATATTGTCGATCCTCGACTTGAGGCACAAGATTGCATCAAATCAGCTCATAAACTTGCAGTCCTAGCAAACAAGTGTCTCATGAAGCAGCCAAAGTCTCGCCCAAAAATGAGTGAGGTGGTTGAGATTCTTGGGAACATTATTGACGAGTCCGTTCCTATGGATGAATGCATTTCCGAAGCCGTTGCAGAAACAGGAGAAGCAAATGAAGTAAATTTATCTGTAGAGAATGCTGAACCTGAACCAGCTAAACAGGGGAATAATTATCTGAAGAAGGTTTTTGAATTCAGAGACAAGGTGAGTTTAAGAAATAAATCCATTGGAAGATTTGATTGGAAAAGTTGGGCTCCTGGGCTTGTAAGAACATGGTGA
- the LOC25492527 gene encoding F-box protein At3g07870 — MDSIWSVLLLAGGPQSNSSLPPIEQFVLEDLITEVLSCLNVKTILRFKCVSKSWNTLISDPAYVKKYLNKSSNNPHLILKPPTFKYLMSCVNTIHVHRFLKNRCIIFSRDNCRGGLNSNNCEVVGSCNGLLCFLLSSRNMECYKYSFRLWNPDTGTRYAEFGTCYEYDLCGISLMFTFGCDILTGTYNVLEFHKEQDKDNHGLLKSQKQEKKREEEEKTLVSDKRAGKLWLRRFERILHALWSKDGLCINLTV; from the exons ATGGATAGTATTTGGAGTGTTCTCCTTTTGGCGGGGGGGCCTCAATCCAACTCATCATTACCGCCGATAGAACAATTTGTTCTGGAAGATCTCATCACTGAAGTCCTATCTTGCCTTAACGTGAAAACCATCTTGCGATTCAAATGTGTGAGCAAGTCATGGAACACTCTCATCTCCGATCCAGCCTATGTCAAAAAATACCTTAACAAGTCGTCAAATAACCCACACCTCATACTCAAACCACCAACTTTTAAATACCTTATGAGTTGTGTCAATACCATACATGTGCACCGTTTCCTCAAAAATCGTTGTATCATTTTTTCAAGGGACAATTGTCGCGGTGGTTTGAATTCCAATAATTGTGAAGTGGTTGGTTCATGCAATGGATTATTGTGCTTTCTTCTTAGTTCTCGTAATATGGAGTGTTATAAGTATTCGTTTCGTTTATGGAACCCTGACACGGGTACAAGGTATGCCGAATTTGGGACTTGTTATGAATATGACCTTTGTGGGATCTCTTTAATGTTCACTTTTGGCTGTGACATTTTAACTGGAACTTACAATGTGTTGGAGTTTCACAAAGAACAAGATAAAGACAACCATGGTCTATTGAAAAGTCAG AAgcaagagaagaagagagaagaggaggagaAAACCCTAGTTTCGGATAAGAGAGCCGGAAAGCTGTGGCTTCGAAGATTCGAG